CTGGTTCTCGACCCGCGTCATACTTATCCGACCACGTACGAGTGCTTCGCCCCCAACCATTTTGTCATTACAGAGTCGGTAGCGACACGGCTGCTTGGTTTCTTACTGCCGGCGCGCCGACCCATGGACAATATGCCGGCCGGTTGGCATCGCCCCCAGGAGGACGAGTTTGCACTGTGCAATCTGGGCTTGCCATCGCCCTATTTGACGATCGCCTTTCCCAACGAGCCTCCACAGGACCAGGAATACCTGACGCTGGAGCACGTGCCAGCCAACGATCTCGCGCGCTGGAAGAAGAAGTTCCTCCGATTCTTGCAAGAGATCAACTACCGCTCCAAGCGTCCGCAGCGGATCGTGCTCAAGTCACCTCCCCATACCGGTCGGATTAAAGTCCTGCTAGAAATGTTTCCCGATGCCAAGTTCGTGCATATCGTGCGCGATCCCTTCGTCGTATTTCCCTCGACAGTACACCTATGGAAGACGCTCTATTCCAGCCAGGGTATGCAGAAGCCGACCTTCGCGGGGCTCGATAAGCACGTCTTTGACAATTTCACGCAGATGTACGAGCGGTTCGAGGCCGATCGGCACCGTATCCCATCCGAGAACTTTTGCGAGATTCGTTACGAAGACCTCATCACCGATCCGGTCGCTGGCATTCGTCAGGTGTACGAAAAGCTTAGCCTGGGGGGCTACGATGAAGCCTTGCCAGCGCTGCAAGCTTTCGTGGCCGCGACCAAAGGATATGAAACCAACAAATATCGAGAGTTGGAGCCCGCCTTGCGCGACCAGATTGCAACGCGGTGGGCGACATATATCCAACAATACGGCTATGCGAAGAGCGCTGGGGGGGGAGTGCAACCTCCTGTAAAATCGTCGACTTACGAAAGTGCGCGCGACGCGGGCAACATGGTTGGGTCATAATCTGCTTTCTGACGCTTTATTCGATGTGGCCTGTCCCTTCCGGCTAGCGAGTTCGATCAAATATTCTGTGTCGACTATGCCGCGCAATTCAGAACCTGATGCTCCGCGATGGCTGCTGCGACGCGCCGATCAAGCCGCCGTGGGAGGCTTGGTTGCGCTCGCGCTGGTGGCCATGGCGGGCTGGTGGTTCGTCCAAGGGGGCTGGCGCGGCCGACTGATCGAGCGTGATCGTCTGCCGCAGCAGACGGCCCAATTCCAAGTAGACGTTAACGCGGCCGATTGGCCGGAGCTGTCGCAGTTGCCCGGCATCGGCGAGGCGCTCGCCCGGCGGATAGTGGAATCGCGTCAGCAGCATGGCCCGTTTGCCGATCACCAGGAGCTTCGTCGCGTGCGCGGCATTGGTCCGCGCACTCTGGAGCGGATCTCGCCATTTTTACTCCCGCTGCCTGAGACGGCAAACGTCGCCGGACGTTGAACGAGCCTGAGCGCAGGACTGATCCTCCGCGCTGAGTGATCGGTCGGATGTCGCTGCCGACGCCATTCGCCCGTGCTTGCGAGGCCGAAGGTGGCCGGTTACTTTCAATGCCTCCCTCATGGCCCGAAAGACGCGCCGCGTTCATGCAAAACCCCGCTGCCCCGATTGATCCACCGCACGACGAGTTGATCAGAGATTTTGGTCTAGCGAAGGCCACAGCCCTGAACATGTCGAACATGATCGGCATCGGGCCGTTCATTACCATGAACCTCATCCTGGGCGCGATGGGGGGCCCCCAGGCAATCCTCGGCTGGATGGTGGGTGTCGTCCTGGCGATTTGCGATGGCATGGTGTGGAGCGAACTGTCCGCGGCCATGCCAGGATCAGGGGGCACCTATTTGTATCTACGCGAGTGCTTCGGTCGCGAACGTTGGGGCCGATTCATGGCCTTTATGTTCATCTGGCAGTTCATGCTCAGCGGACCATTGGAGATCGCCAGTGGCGCGATCGGGCTGAGCAAGTATGCCGCCTATCCTCTGCTGCACATGGGTTGGATCGAGGCTCCGCACGCCGCGGTCGACGGGCCAGTTCGGGGCTCGGCGAGCGAACTGGCAATTGCGAAGGAGCCGACCGTCGGGCCAACGTCATGGGGGATCAGCAAGACGGTCGCAGAACGGACGATTGCCTGCACGGTCTCGTTTTTGGCCGTGGTGCTGCTCTACCGCCGCATCACCGCAATTGGCCGCCTAACGGTCATCTTATGGCTGGCCATGCTTGGCACAGTGCTCTTTATGATTGTCAGCGGTCTGATGCATTTCGACATGAACTTGATTCTGCCGTTTCCTGAGAATGCGTTTCGCCTCGACGTCAAATTCTTGTTTGGCTTAGGTACAGCGATGGGAATCGCGATGTACGACTACCTGGGCTACTACGACGTCTGCTACATCGGCGATGAAGTACGACATCCAGAGAAAAACATTCCGCGGTCGATACTGATATCGGTCGTGGCCGTAGCCGCCATCTACATGACTATGAATATAAGTTTCATTGGCGTCATTCCCTGGCAGGAAGTCGGCGATACTGTAGCCACCACATTTGTCGAGCGGCTCTATGGCCCGGGGGCCGCCAGCCTGATTACGGTCTTTGTCGCGATCACGGCATTTGCATCTATCTTTGCGATGTTCTTGGGATATTCGCGCATTCCGTACGCGGCAGCGCGCGATGGTACGTTCTTCTCGTTCTTTAATCACCTGCACCCAATCCAGAAGTTCCCAGACCGCTCGCTGCTGGTTGTGGGAGGGCTCACAATGATCGCCAGCCTGTGGACCCTGGAAGATGTCATCAACGCGATTCTGGCCTGCCGAATCCTCGTGCAGTTCCTCGGACAGAATGCTGGCCTAATGTACTATCGACGAAAGCATACCGCACGGCGGATGCCGTTCCGCATGTGGCTCTATCCAATACCATGCTGGATTGCGTTTCTCGGATGGTCTTTCATATACGGGTCAAAACTGGTGGGGCAGCGCGAAATGCCGCTCTACAAGCAAGAGGCCCTGCTGGGGTTGTTTGTAATTGCGACGGGCGCGGTCGTGTTCCTGATCTGGAGTGCGCAGGCCCGGCAATGGCCGTTCTCGCGCCGGAGCGACCGAGCGGCGCATTGAGCCGCAGCGTTATTTTGAGCCATTTAAAGCGAACTAGTTGCCGGACCGCCCACCGGCGCAATCGTTTTCTTGCAGCGAAGTTCTGCTAGCGGTACCCCCCGATGCCGCGCCGCTCGAACCCTCGGTGGGGTCAGCGAGGTCGGGTCGGCTCCGACTGCATTTTGGTTGCCCCAACGGCAGTCTGGTTCGTCTATGTCACTCTAACGATAAACACATGAAGGACCACAAGTGCCTTATTCACAATCACTTAAGAGTAATCCGCCAGTCAATTAACACTTTATACGTCCATCCCGCTGTGCGAGGGGGGTCAAGAGGGGGGTTTGAGCATGCTATACTTGAAAAAACCTGCGGCGCCATAACCGATTGGGTGCAACTTGTAGCTCCAACGGCGGGTAGGACTAGCAGTTCGGGTGGTCCAGGCGCGTATTCGGACAAACTTCCATCAAGGAATGCGCGGTTCGCATGCCAATTCGACTGCTAATTGCCGACGATCACCTCGTCGTCCGTACTGGGCTGAAAAGCCTGGTTGCCTCCACAGAAATCGAAATCGTCGGCGAGGCGACGAGCGGCGGCGAATGTGTCCGCCTCGCCCAAGAGTTGCTGCCGGATGTCGTGCTGCTCGACATCCGCATGCCTGATGGCGACGGCCTGAATGCACTCAGTCGGCTCAAGCTCGACAAGCCCGCCTTGCCGGTGCTGGTGTTTTCGACCTACGACAATCCGACCTACGTAGCCCGGGCCGTGGCGCTGGGCGCCAACGGCTATCTGTCCAAGGGCTCAACCCGCAACGAGCTGGTGTCGGCCATTCAGACCGTGGCCAAGGGCGAGAACGCCTGGACGCGCGATGAATTACGGCGAGTAACAGGTGCGCTGGCCACACCAAGATTGGCCTCGGATATCGACGTGCCGCTGACACAGCGCGAGAGCGAGGTCCTACGCCAGCTTTCGTACGGTCTGACCAACAAGGAAATCGCCCAGTCGCTCCATATCAGCTACGAGACTGTGAAGGAGCACGTGCAACATATATTGCGCAAACTAGGTGTCTCGGACCGGACCCAGGCGGCCGTCTGGGCAGTGCGCAAAGGGCTGGTGTAAACCGGACTCTGTAGCCTGAAATCGACGGACGCAGCCGGCAACGCCGCTGCGTGACTTGAGGCGCTAATGCTGGCTGGGTGCTAGGCGCCAACTTTTTCAAGTTGTTGCTTTTCGTCCTGTTCCGTCGTTTCGCGCATCCACTTCTGCAACCGCTCGGCGTCGGCAGCCACAGTGCGCGTGCCCGCGAACAATACCGCGGCGAGCCCCAGGTTCACCAATGGCAACAGATACATCGCGCTGTGTGTCCCAATGGGCTTAAAGGGTTCTAGTGCCTTCTGCCGCTCGGCCCCGGTCAAGCCTTCGAGGCTGACGCCTTCCTGCACGGCGGCACGCGCGGTGAAATGGTCACTAACGGCACCGAACACCGGCGGACCGAACATACCGCCAAAGGCGTACATCGCGCAGAAATACAAGGCCATTGCCGTACCACGCAGCGATGGCTCGATAACGTCTTGCACCGTGGAATACACCGTCGAGTAGTAGGTGTACATCATTCCGCATCCGGCGAAGAACAAAGCGCTGAAACCCAAGACATCACCGGCTGGTCGCTCTAACGAGAAATAGAGGAGCGGAACGGAGATCGCGAGGGCGACGGCGGCGACTAACATCCGGCCATTTTTCCGCGTGTGAATCAGCCGATCTCCTAGAAATCCGCCGAGAAACAGTCCCGGGATGCCGGCCAATCCGTACACGAGCATCACAGTGTTGCCGGCCTGCGCGATGTTGCGACCGTGATACCGCATCATGAAGATCGTCAAGAAACCGCCGATGATATACATGTTGAAATTGTGCAGGGCTCCCGAGGCGATAATCCACCGCATCGTAGGCGTCGACAGGACGAGCCAATAGGGAGAGCCGTCGCGCTTGCGGGTGCCGATGTTGTGTTTTTCACTAGAGCCGCGCGCCGGTTCGCAGATAAAAAACGCTCCTATTGCGCAGAGGAATCCAGGGACCATGGCGATGTAAAAGGCAGCCTGCCAACCGAACTTCTGCGCCACAGTGCCGCTTACGGCATAGCACGCGGCGGTTCCCAATGGCAGGCCGAGCATGAACACGGCCAAAGCCCGCGCACGACTGGTCGCAGGAAACAAATCTCCGATCAACGAGGAAGAGGCAGGGGCGCAGGTTGCCTCGCCGACGCCAACCGCGAGTCGCAGGCCGGCCATTTGAAAGAAGTTCTGCGCCATTCCCGATAGCGCCGTCAGCACGCTCCACACGAAGACGCCCCCAGCCAGGATCATCGAGCGGTTGCCCCGGTCTGCCATGCGGCCCAGCGGCACCCCGATCGCCGCATATAACACCAGGAAGGCTGTCCCCAACCACCCCAGGGCAGTGTCACTCAAATCCCATTCCTTGCGCACCAGTTCTCCGACCGCGCCCAAGATATTGCGATCGAAGAAGTTCATCATGTTGATGGCAAACAAAACGCATAGCGCAAATACTGGCCCAGTGCGCGGTTTCATCGTGTGCGGCTCCCAGGCCGATTCAGATTCGAGAAAAAGGGAAACAGAATTGGTCCAGGCCGCCAGGGACCGACAATACTACACCTTCACCCCCGCAACGCACCGCGGCCGTTTGAGTTACGCATTGTGCGGGGCGCGATGACAGTCGTCAATAAAAAAACCGAAAGCGTTTTCTAAACCCTGATTCTCTGTACGAAAAAACGCTGGCCGAGGGACAAGCGGCGCTGACGAGCCGAAATTCTCGTCAACGTCGTCCATTCATGCACGACCGGGGCGATACGCGCGACGGCTGCCTACCACAGAGGTCAATTTACTAAGCGAGAGCGGAGGTCCGAGGCGACGCCCAAGGCGAACGCATTCCCGGGCGATTGCTGACGATTGCAGCGCAGCTTACTCGTAACCGTTCAAGTGCGTGCTGTGCCAGCGCCAGGCGGTGGAGACGATTTGTTCTAGGTCCGGATAACGCGGCTCCCAATCCAGAGCCTCTCGGGCGCGGGACGCATCTGCCACCAGTTCCGGAGGATCGCCCGGACGGCGGGCGACGACGCTCTCGGCAATGTCACGGCCGGTCACCTGTCGACAGGCGTCGATCACTTGCCGTACGCTGTGCCCCTTGCCAGTCCCGAGATTCAAGCACAGGCCAGTGCCGGGCTGCAGCCGCTGGAGTGCCTGCAAATGCGCGGCTCCCAAATCGTCGACGTGGATGTAGTCGCGAATACAAGTTCCATCGGGCGTGGGGTAGTCGTCGCCGAAGATCGTTATATCGCGGCGTAGCCCGAGCGCCGCGGCAAGCACCTGCGGTATCAGGCGTGTCTTGAAGCGATCGACTTCCCCTAGATCCCCTTCGGGACTGGCGCCGGCGGCGTTGAAATAACGCAAGGCCGCGTACCCAAAGCCGTAGGCGTGCGCATAATCCGCCAGCGCCTGTTCGATAACCAGCTTGCTAAAACCGTAGGGATTGATGGGGCGTTGCAGAGTATCCTCGGTGATGGGCATGCGATCCGGGACGCCATACGTGGCAGTCGTACTCGAAAATACTATCCTGCTAACGCCGGAGGCGCGCATCGCTTCGAGCAACGCCAGACTGCCAATGACGTTATTCTGGTAGTAGAGTTCCGGTCGCGTCACCGATTCGCCAACCAGCGCGAAGGCCGCGAAATGCATCACTGCTTCGATCTTGTGTGCGCGCAGGACGGCTTCCAGCCGGGCGCGATCTGCAACATCTCCCACGATCAATCGGCCAATCAACGCCGCCTGGCGGTTGCCGCGCGACAGATTGTCGTAGCACCAAACTTCGTGTCCGGCGCGCACTAAAAGACGCACGGCATGGCTGCCGATGTAGCCCGCGCCGCCGGTCACCAGAATATTCACGCGTCGGACCTCCAATCGAATTTTTATCGCGCACCTGGTGCCGCTGCCGGCCGGCAATTCTTCGAGTGCTATGCCGAACAAATCAGGCAAACCGCGGAAACTCGTGCGGTTGGGAAAGCCAAAAGTGCCATCTGAGCACGCAGCCCACTCGCCTTCTGCACGCCAAGTTTTGCTCAAAACTGCTCTGTCAAGAACGGACGCTTGCGCCGATTATAACAGGCAACCGTACATTGCCGATGCCGCCGAGGTCTAGTCCGCACGAGTTGCTTGAGTCGCGAGATCGTGACGTCCGAAAGCAAATAGGGCGCAACGTAAGTCCGGGCATCGGTGCGGAGTCGTTCGGCTGCGATGGTTTGAATTCGGATGCCACTGTCTGCTTGTAAAGCAGTGCTCGAAGCTTCCGAGCCTCTCGACAATTCGCAAGGTCAACCGTGACACCCGGAAAAAGCGATTTTGGATACTCGCAAAGACCGAGCCCTTGGAGCCGTCATGTCACCTTCCAAAAGACAGCTTTTGCGTCGCGCCGCCCAAAGTGGTGCGACTGCCGATCATCCCTGGATCGAAGCGTTCTCAGGCTATCTGCGCAGCGAGTGCCATTTGGCCGTGAACACCGTTGATGCATATCGCCGCGATTTACGCCGCTTCTTCGAATGGCTCGAGAAACGCACGATACCGGCGCTCACAATCACCGACCTCGCCCAATACGCAGGCTGGCTGCACGACCGCCAACTGGCGCCGGCAAGCCTGGCGCGGCATTTGGTATCGTTGAAACTGTTTTTTCGTTATCTGCAGTTAGAGGGGGTGCTGGCCGACAATCTGGCTGAGCTGCTCGGCAGCCAGAAGCTATGGCAGCGCGTGCCCGAAGTGCTGGCGCCGCAGATTATCGACCGCATGCTCGAGGGGCCCGTCGCCGGCCAACCGTGCTGGAGGCGCGATCGCGCCATGTTGGAATTGCTCTATGCCAGCGGCTGCCGCGCCTCGGAACTCTCTGGCATGCAATTGCGCGACGTACACCTCGACGATGGACACTGCCTGTGCCACGGCAAAGGAGATAAGCAACGGCTGGTGCCGCTCGGCCGTCGCGCCGTTGAAGCCGTGCGACAATATCTGGAACACGAACGGCCCAAGCTGGCTGCCTGCTCGCTATTGCCGCCACCTTGGCTGCTGCTTTCGCGGCGCGGACAACGGCTGCGGCGAGAACGGATCTGGGAACTGGTCAAGCGCTATGCCGTGGCGGCCGGCGCGCCGGAATCGGTCGGGCCCCACACCCTGCGGCATACGTTCGCCACACACCTTCTGGCTGGCGGCGCCGATCTACGTCAGGTGCAAGAAATGCTCGGACACGCCAGCATCGCCACGACGCAGATCTACACGCATGTCGACGCGACCCGACTCAAGGCCATCCATCGGCAGTTTCATCCGCGTGGGTAGCGTTGGGCCGACGATCCTAGACCGTTCGAGACTTCGTGCGCCGTTAGACGTTCGCGTTTCGTCAATCGCCCTTGTGTTGCCCTCGGCCGACTAGCCGCAGCGCGACATCAAATTTTCTCACTGCTTGGCCCACACGCTGCTGGCGTAGCGATCCTTCAAGAGCTGCGTGGCTTGCAACGCGCGCTCCGGCTTGCCGAGTTCGTTCCAAATCCGCGCCAGGTTGGCGAGCGCCTCGGCATGGGCTTCACGATTGCCGGGATACAGCAGATCGACGTGCAAATAGGCGAGCAGCGCGTCCTTGACGGCTCCCTCCTTTTGACGATAGCAATTGCCAAGCGTCAGGTAGGCGCGGGCGTTGATGTCAACGTCGTCGCTATCCGCTTTGTCGATCACCTCTTGAACCAAGCCGATCGCGGTGTCGGCCTGGCCGGTTGCGGCCAGGCAATTCGCCTTGCCCAGTTGCGCGGCGAGGCGTTGCGCGGCCGCTGGGCCTTTCTCATCGCCAGCCAATTTGAGCACGGCGTCGAAAGCGGCCAACGCCTCGGGGTACTTCTGCTGTTGCAATAGAATGCGCCCCTTGGCGACTCCTCCGCGCATCTTGTACTCGGGCCAGGGTGCCCTTTCGACTGCGGAATACTGTTCATAGGCCAATTCCGGCTTGCCGATGGCCGCGAAGAGATCACCGAGAAGCTCGGCAGCAGGCAGGTAATGGTAACTGGAGGGGTTCTCCTTGACGAAGGTACGCATCAAGCTGCCCGCATCGCCGACTTTGCCGGTCCCGGCCAAGGCCATGCGCGCGAGACTGAACGCCTTGTAGAATTGCAAGTCTTGTTTGATTTCTGCACGGCTGATCTTGGCCGCATCGACTTTGTCGAGCGACTTGAGCGCTCCTTCGTAGTTAGCGTTCGAGACCTCGCTGCGAGCGAGCTTCAACTCGGGCGGCTCCCCGTCGTAGGTGATAAGGTCGATGTCGTTCACCGGAACTTGCTTCTTCTGTCCGGCCACCATGTCAACCGTGACTTCGGTCGGGGTCATGGCACTGATCGTGCCGCGAACCGACCCCGTTGGGCGAAGTCGAATCGTGTCGTCCGCCAGGCCGTTCGTCAGAGAAAACGAAAATAGGGCCACGATGGCCACTGCCTGTAAAACGAGGCGCCGAATTCTTGCCGTGCGTCTGGGTTCCGGAGATTCTCGATCTGGCGGCTGCGATATCATGGTTTATCTCAAATCTGCAAATGACGGCAGTGACTGCAAACTTCGCTTTTGAAAATCAAAGTTCGTTACGGTGTACTGGCGGTCTCAGCATCTGGCTTGTTGCTTTTTCCTGGTGCAGGTGGCGACTTACGCGGAGGGATGCCGGTCTGCGGCTGTCCTAACTCCTTTTGGATATTGCGCAGGAGCTTGTCGTACTTCTTAGGCCAGTCACCCCCACCCAAGTCAGGGTGAAGTTGAACCGTGAGCATGACGGCCGCTTCGGCCTTTTTGAGCGACGCCGCCTTCTCGGAACCTTCTTGAGCCAGT
This genomic stretch from Pirellulales bacterium harbors:
- a CDS encoding sulfotransferase, producing the protein LVLDPRHTYPTTYECFAPNHFVITESVATRLLGFLLPARRPMDNMPAGWHRPQEDEFALCNLGLPSPYLTIAFPNEPPQDQEYLTLEHVPANDLARWKKKFLRFLQEINYRSKRPQRIVLKSPPHTGRIKVLLEMFPDAKFVHIVRDPFVVFPSTVHLWKTLYSSQGMQKPTFAGLDKHVFDNFTQMYERFEADRHRIPSENFCEIRYEDLITDPVAGIRQVYEKLSLGGYDEALPALQAFVAATKGYETNKYRELEPALRDQIATRWATYIQQYGYAKSAGGGVQPPVKSSTYESARDAGNMVGS
- a CDS encoding helix-hairpin-helix domain-containing protein; the encoded protein is MPRNSEPDAPRWLLRRADQAAVGGLVALALVAMAGWWFVQGGWRGRLIERDRLPQQTAQFQVDVNAADWPELSQLPGIGEALARRIVESRQQHGPFADHQELRRVRGIGPRTLERISPFLLPLPETANVAGR
- a CDS encoding APC family permease gives rise to the protein MQNPAAPIDPPHDELIRDFGLAKATALNMSNMIGIGPFITMNLILGAMGGPQAILGWMVGVVLAICDGMVWSELSAAMPGSGGTYLYLRECFGRERWGRFMAFMFIWQFMLSGPLEIASGAIGLSKYAAYPLLHMGWIEAPHAAVDGPVRGSASELAIAKEPTVGPTSWGISKTVAERTIACTVSFLAVVLLYRRITAIGRLTVILWLAMLGTVLFMIVSGLMHFDMNLILPFPENAFRLDVKFLFGLGTAMGIAMYDYLGYYDVCYIGDEVRHPEKNIPRSILISVVAVAAIYMTMNISFIGVIPWQEVGDTVATTFVERLYGPGAASLITVFVAITAFASIFAMFLGYSRIPYAAARDGTFFSFFNHLHPIQKFPDRSLLVVGGLTMIASLWTLEDVINAILACRILVQFLGQNAGLMYYRRKHTARRMPFRMWLYPIPCWIAFLGWSFIYGSKLVGQREMPLYKQEALLGLFVIATGAVVFLIWSAQARQWPFSRRSDRAAH
- a CDS encoding response regulator transcription factor, producing MPIRLLIADDHLVVRTGLKSLVASTEIEIVGEATSGGECVRLAQELLPDVVLLDIRMPDGDGLNALSRLKLDKPALPVLVFSTYDNPTYVARAVALGANGYLSKGSTRNELVSAIQTVAKGENAWTRDELRRVTGALATPRLASDIDVPLTQRESEVLRQLSYGLTNKEIAQSLHISYETVKEHVQHILRKLGVSDRTQAAVWAVRKGLV
- a CDS encoding MFS transporter — translated: MKPRTGPVFALCVLFAINMMNFFDRNILGAVGELVRKEWDLSDTALGWLGTAFLVLYAAIGVPLGRMADRGNRSMILAGGVFVWSVLTALSGMAQNFFQMAGLRLAVGVGEATCAPASSSLIGDLFPATSRARALAVFMLGLPLGTAACYAVSGTVAQKFGWQAAFYIAMVPGFLCAIGAFFICEPARGSSEKHNIGTRKRDGSPYWLVLSTPTMRWIIASGALHNFNMYIIGGFLTIFMMRYHGRNIAQAGNTVMLVYGLAGIPGLFLGGFLGDRLIHTRKNGRMLVAAVALAISVPLLYFSLERPAGDVLGFSALFFAGCGMMYTYYSTVYSTVQDVIEPSLRGTAMALYFCAMYAFGGMFGPPVFGAVSDHFTARAAVQEGVSLEGLTGAERQKALEPFKPIGTHSAMYLLPLVNLGLAAVLFAGTRTVAADAERLQKWMRETTEQDEKQQLEKVGA
- the galE gene encoding UDP-glucose 4-epimerase GalE; the encoded protein is MNILVTGGAGYIGSHAVRLLVRAGHEVWCYDNLSRGNRQAALIGRLIVGDVADRARLEAVLRAHKIEAVMHFAAFALVGESVTRPELYYQNNVIGSLALLEAMRASGVSRIVFSSTTATYGVPDRMPITEDTLQRPINPYGFSKLVIEQALADYAHAYGFGYAALRYFNAAGASPEGDLGEVDRFKTRLIPQVLAAALGLRRDITIFGDDYPTPDGTCIRDYIHVDDLGAAHLQALQRLQPGTGLCLNLGTGKGHSVRQVIDACRQVTGRDIAESVVARRPGDPPELVADASRAREALDWEPRYPDLEQIVSTAWRWHSTHLNGYE
- a CDS encoding tyrosine recombinase, with the protein product MSPSKRQLLRRAAQSGATADHPWIEAFSGYLRSECHLAVNTVDAYRRDLRRFFEWLEKRTIPALTITDLAQYAGWLHDRQLAPASLARHLVSLKLFFRYLQLEGVLADNLAELLGSQKLWQRVPEVLAPQIIDRMLEGPVAGQPCWRRDRAMLELLYASGCRASELSGMQLRDVHLDDGHCLCHGKGDKQRLVPLGRRAVEAVRQYLEHERPKLAACSLLPPPWLLLSRRGQRLRRERIWELVKRYAVAAGAPESVGPHTLRHTFATHLLAGGADLRQVQEMLGHASIATTQIYTHVDATRLKAIHRQFHPRG
- a CDS encoding tetratricopeptide repeat protein yields the protein MTPTEVTVDMVAGQKKQVPVNDIDLITYDGEPPELKLARSEVSNANYEGALKSLDKVDAAKISRAEIKQDLQFYKAFSLARMALAGTGKVGDAGSLMRTFVKENPSSYHYLPAAELLGDLFAAIGKPELAYEQYSAVERAPWPEYKMRGGVAKGRILLQQQKYPEALAAFDAVLKLAGDEKGPAAAQRLAAQLGKANCLAATGQADTAIGLVQEVIDKADSDDVDINARAYLTLGNCYRQKEGAVKDALLAYLHVDLLYPGNREAHAEALANLARIWNELGKPERALQATQLLKDRYASSVWAKQ